tggttgatttcttcttgacTTGTTGTAAAAATCTCAACATCCAAGCTGTTGTACGAATGAGTTTTAACCACCTTGAGAATCTGGTAATTTTTGGCAAGGCTTCTGTTATATTCACCTTAACGGTTACACctacaaaacattttttattttccgaagTATCAAAATCGGGAATCTGATATTGGGGCCATTCTTCAGTTTTATTCTTGAGGAAAGGAGGCCCTTTTAACCATCTGCCACCAGTTTTCCATTCGTTTTGATAATTTTCCCTCGTGGTATCATCGGCAACATTTTCTTTTGTCGATATCCAATTCCATTCTCTTGCATCGGTATTTTCTACAATTTCAGACACTCTATGGGCAACAAATGGCTTGAAAATAGTTGGATTAGCTTTTATTCATCCAGCTACTGTTTTGGAATCAGTCCAATAGAAACATTTGTGGATATTCAAACTATGGTTCTCTTTTATAGTCACTGCTAATCTGCTACCCAAAACTGCAGCTTGAAGTTCAAGTCTAGGAATCGAAACGATGTTCTTGATAGGTGAAACTCTTGATTTTGCCATTACGAAAGAGGTttctatcaaatttttttttgtgattcgaAAGTATGCAACTGCGGCATAAGCCTGGGCACTCGCATCGCAAAAAATGTGGAGTTGAATTTCTTGTGCTTCAAATAAATTCAGAACGTAGCACCTTGGAATACTCGATGGTATCGAAGCTATCCAGGTAATCATCAACATAATGTCTTTCAGTGATGGCTTGGAATGCTTTCGGATAGGATTGTTTAAATTATGCAGCGTTCTTCCTCATGACGAATTGAGCCGAGGTTGGTGATGAAACCGCACCGAATATCATGGCCACCATTTCGTACACTTCAGGATTTCTTTCATACGTTCCTCTACCTTTCCAAAGGAAAAGTTGTGCATTTCTGTCTTCTGGTCTGATAAAAACTCTatgaaacatttcttgaatatcTGCTGTTACTGCAATGTTTCTTTGTCTGAatttaaaaattactccaagcAGGGAGTTCAACAGATCGGGACCTTTAAGAAGAACGTCGTTTAGACTAACACCATTTGTTTTCGCCGCAGCATCGAAAACGAATCGTATTTTGCCTGGTTTGTTTTTATTGGTCACGGCAAAATGTGGTAGAAACCACCGTCGTCCGCTTCCGACAATTTTCTAGCATAACCTTTCTCCAAATactcttcaattttcttttcatattcGATTCCAAATGCTTCATTTATAACCATTTTTCTTTCGATAGACTTGAGCCTAGTCAAAGCAGTGAATTTATTGTTCGGTAATTCGACATCATCGTTTTTCCACAAGAGGCCAGTTTCCCATTTGTTTGGACCAATTCTTCTCGTggttttttcttgaattgcTTCAGCTCGAAGTACGTCCGGATTTTGTTctttattataatatttcaCTCCTAAACagtcaattttgaatgaatttttcacaAGTTCTTCCAATTCTTCATATTGATGCATAACAAAGAAGGAGAATTCTTCGTCTACTCGCCCCAAATAATTTTTGCCGATATTTCCGTGTAAAACCCATCCTAATTTTGACTTTGATAGAACTGGATCATTTTTTCCTCCTTCGTGAACTTCTGTGGCAATAATTAGGTCTATATTATCCTGTCCAATAAGAATTCTTGGTTGTGCATTGACTAAAGATGACAATTTTAAGTTCTGCAGGTATCGGAATTTTTGTGGCATACTTTTCATATCAACTGACTGAACCGGAAGACATAGATTTTCGACTGTTCTGACATTGTTCAGAAGATAATtagtttcttcattttttccgCGTATCTGCATATTAACCCTTTTCGAATCTGTCTCCTCAGAGGTCATACTGTTTGTCCATTTTATCTTCAGTGCTTCACAAGGTCCGGTCGCACCAATTTCATCTGCTAACTTGGCGTCGATCATAGTAATGGTGGAAGCTTCGTCGAAAAGTGCATatgttagaacttttttttttttccttaaaaGAACTTCGTTCTTCTTTCTTCCCTTGATGTGGTGATTGACTCGCTCTTCtaaatatgaatttctttctgGTTCTTTATGAAGTAAAGGATTGTGTTTGAAGAGACAACCATTCACGTCACACTTCTTTTTACTTCTACAGAATTTTGTATGATGGGAGGACGAAAGGCAGGTGAAACATACTTTGTTTTCTCTGGCCCAATTCCAATGATTATCGATTTCAATTTTCCTGAAGGAATTGCATTTTTCATCCTTATGTCCGTCTTTCTTGCAATATTTACATTTATAAACTGTTTTCTCCTGTTGGATAGATGTAGAACACACATATTTCTTCCTTTTCTCTTGTTCATGTTCTGGTACAACATACATGACAGCTTCGCTAGTTTCAGCTAACCATTGAGAGAACTCCATTATAGAAACCTTCTTGAGTTCTTTTTTCAGCTCCACAACTTTCCTCCCCCATTCCAATTTCAGGTTCGGACTTAGTTTTCTCACGACATCGCACAGTAACTGAGGATTTGAGGAGTACTCCTCGCAGTTGAGGCTTTGGATAGTTACTGTTAAATTTTGAACTCTATTTGAGAAATCCAACACAGTgtctaatttttcttctttcataTCAGGAATTTTTCTCACAGAGTCAATGAGATCTTGAATAATAACTTCTGGTCTACCATATCTCATCTCAAGGGTCTCAATTTTTCTGTCTACTTCTTGTGTGAATGTTAGTAGAGCACTTACAAATTCTTTAGCCTTACCTTTGAGGCTTTTTTGTAACCGTACCATGTTTTCTGCTGTTGAAAATCCGCAAATCTTAGTAGTTTCTCTGAATTGATGAATGAAGTTCATCCACTCCCCTGGTTCTCCGGAAAATACTGGAAGTTCTTTGCTGAAAGATTGTCGAGCCAtaaattgttttatcgtcaGCTCTTCCGCCATATTTTCAGGATTATTAGAATATTTAGGTTCTTGAGAATTAACTATATCTTTGTATTCTGGATTGGGATCGTACGTATTCAcccatttttctacaaaagacGACTTGCTGGTCACAGATTTTATTTCTTCGTCGTATGAGAGATCGCTAGAGTTTCCATATTTCAGTTTTGCCATTTTCAATTTAGTATCTTTATCCAATAATTTCTTTTCGATTTCTGCCAATTTCCGTTCTCTTTCGAGTTATATTTCTAATAGCTGACATCTTTGGGATTTGTTACTCGAAACTTTGCTGCTTTTCCGGGTTGTGACTGACTTGTTTTGggaggtaataataataataataataataataatctctactagagaacttgaggaaacttcagttggacgaaaatatctatagagtcatgcagaaggcggtactgctcggaacggcgagaactgtacgcaagtacatggggaattcaaaggaacaccgtctgctccgacaggaagtgcgggtggagcaggaatccaacctacagcagggaggcgaggggcgacccggacccgaccaccaccacgagcccgaaaatctggaaagggctccaacagagcttaatccttttgatatctgagatatctgggataagtgaattttcctctggagaggagtgtgaaagccgcaaggctaaagtcataaatcGACTTTATTGGCACTACTTAACAAGAAAAAAAGAACTATACAACTTACATAAATCGAGAAGAATCGCCGGAGCGAAGTTTAGTCTCAAAGACTACTCTTACACTTAACTCCGCCGACTCCCCTATGGTAAATtacaatataaaaatgaaatatagagTACACACATAGCAAATAGACAACCAACAGCCTCAAAGAAAGAGAATAACAATCTCCATGCAAAAAAAATAGCATTCTACATTAATTAAACATAAAGGAAAATATGAGCACTACCACCgactaaaatataaaaaaaaaatctgaaaaaatacaTATCTATTCTCTGGTAAGCAGAAAAGATTTGAGCTGAGACTTAAATGCAAAAAAACGATGTAAAATTTCTAACATCGGTGTCAAATGTATTCATTACTTTTGCAGCATTAAAGGAAAAACACCTACGAAACCCAGCTGTTCGATGAGCGGGAACTGTCAACCTGTATGGGTATCTAATGTTGACGGAGTGAATATCAGATCTAGGAACCAAATGATCCATGATCCTATTTTCTATGGGACTCTTCATAAGTTTGAACACAAAACATCCCATGTGCAGCTTCACCCTGCTTTCCATCCTCAGCCAACCCAAATCCTTGATCCTACCAGACACATGATCAAACTTACGAAGACCAAAAACAAATCTGCAACATTAATTCTGCACAAGCTGAATTCTTCTTTTATGAAAAACATCCAAACAAGGGCCATAAATTATGTCGCAATAGTTGAAAGTTGACAAAACTAGTACCTCTGataaattttttctcatctgaAAAGTCAGATATTTACGTGCAGAATAGAGAATTCTAAGCTTATAGAACGCCGACCTAACTAAAGTGGAAACATGCTTCCGAAATCTCACGTCTTCATCAAATAAGACTCCCAGATTCCTGGCGCTATTACTTATATCCAACTTATCCCCGTTCAGACTGAAATCCAAACCGGCTCTGATTTTATCCCTATCCTTCCTTTTACAATAAACAATGCATTTGGTCTTCGCCGAGTTAATGGAAAGATTATGAGATTTACACATTTGTAGAATCGTTTCAAGGTCCTGGTTGACTCTAGCCGAAGCCAAATTCAATTCACTCCCCCTAAACCGGAACATCAACTGAACATCGTTCGCAAATGCCTCAGCAATGCAGTGGTCTAAGCAAGAAAAAAGATCAGCCACATAAATAATAAACAACAATGGCCCCAATATGGAACCCTGCGGAACGCCTGCCCGGATTGATTTCGGTGTCGCGTACCTGCCGTCCACCAGCACCCTTAAACTTCGGAATGTTAGGAAAGATCTTATCATAGAAACAGCTGAGGCAGAGAAACCAAAATATTTTAGCTTGGCATACAGAAGGGAATGATTAATCGTGTCGAATGCTTTCGAAAAATCAAGCAAAATATGAAGTACAGAATAACCCCGATCAAGATcatggaatattttatttgtgACCGATGCCAGAGTAGTAGCAGTACTGTGATTCCTGCGAAAGCCAGACTGGTACGATGGTAGCAAATTGAAGTCATTGACGTACTCCGAAATCTGATCAGACAAAACCTTCTCCAACACCTTAGACAAAAGTGGCAGAATACTGATGATCCTCAAATCCGAACAAGAAGTAGGCTCCACTGTTTTCGGAAGCGGTATACCAATAGCGCACTTCCACTGCACAGGAAACACACCGGCCACTATGCAGCTATTGACCAGATGCTGAACATACGACTCTATTACTGGAAACGCATGAACGAGCATATCCAGCGTTACATCATCGTCGCCCACGGCTTTAGTTCGAATTCCAGTCATGATGGTCCTTATCTGTTCCAACGAAGCAATTTTGAAATGGAATGATGGCTCAGTTCTATAACTATTGCTGTTATAATACGAAATCTTATCAGTACACGCATCATCACCTGCAACACCATTGAATGCTGAGAAAAAATCACTAATAGATTCCGCGTCCTTTAAGCAATCTGGAATAGCCCTTGCATGAACCTTAGCAACATTCAGAGACTTCAAAGCCTTCCAGACAGCTTCATTACCATCAGAATTAGCAGCCAAGAGATATAACTTTGTAACATTCAAATGTAATGTTCCTTTGATTTCGATGCGCCAGCGACAGTCGCGCGCAATCTCTAAAAATCATGTGTTAAGAAAATTCTGCCTAGAAAATTCCAGAAGGGATTTGATCAGGAGAAACTCATGTGCTTCCTTTGTGATTCAGATTTGTACCTTTTTAATTTTATCTATATCTCATTTCGCAATTACTATCTACATCCTGGAATTGAGGGTGTTAATATTCGTTCTTCAGTTAATACGTAAGTGTAACAACAGAAGATTTCACGTCCTTTctctaattcaattcaatacatTGTATTCTAGTTGAGAGTATACCTATAGTGTATCTGCTCCATTTGTATTCACCGATTTGGATGTTCcgaactgtacaaatactgtaTCAGGAATTCAAGAATTTTATTAGCTTTCCTCCTACAAGGGGTAAGTCCTATTAACATGTTCCTCGAGAATTCAATTAGGTtacttatatattattataattatgttAGGGACTGAGGGAGCTCTCATAAAGACTTTCCTCTCAAGATTTGAAATTGAAGAACATTTTGAAAGGAGATTTGTATGCTGTTCTTTTCCATTTCTCAAGGCAGGATCCACCGCCTATCAAAAGGTGCTTGGAATTCAAAATCGATCAGGAAAAAGGTCAGATCTGTCCATTTTGAGCAATTTGTAGAATTACTTTGTAAATAATTAGGAATAAGTATTTTAGGATTAGATTCAACAAGGTACCTTGggatttttgggaattttggtTCAATAGATTGTTATTGAGGTTTCatattttctttatcatttaattttcctCACATATGATATATTCCAATTTTCTATAATACACTTTCCAGATTTTGTGTAATTTTCAACATCATTGCATTTAATTGTGAAATAGAAATCTGGTGGCGCccaataaattaattttaatttcagttAAAACTAAACAACCTCCTTATCCGCGACCCAGCCCTCTAAAGACTACAACAGCTGCCAATTGCATTATTTTGCCCAGTTCAGTTATATAAATTTCttaataacaaaaataaataaaaaggcGGTGGCAACTTTTTGCTACGTCTAATCTCAGCCAGAGTACCATTTCTCATTCTCTTATACTCATTCCAATCCTCCGCTGAACCAGACCGCCTGAATGTAGCAAAAGCTCGGTCCCGCTTCCTCATCAACCCCCTGAGCCGTTCAGTCAACCAGGGCGCTCTAGGCTTAGAGATTCTCCTTCGTCTAACAGGAGCATAGCGGTCATAAACGCTCAGTAAGATGTCATTGAAGATTTGCacttttttattgatattaggTTCGCGGGTGAATGAGTGCCACCTTTCCGATCTCAAGTCTGATCTCAAGTCTGAAAGGAAAGCTTCACAATCAAAATCATCGAAGTCCCTATAATTTATAAACTTTTGCACCCTCTTCGAACCAGGTACGTAGCACTCACAGAATCATCGCTTAGCGATGATCGCTAATATGACACATGTTCTTAACTCCACTCACTCCCATGAAGTTGGCCGGACATTTCACAAAAATCGGATCCAATAGCGTACTCGATGTTAGAGTAACTCTTGTTGGCTCCTGGATGATTTGATCAAATCCATAGGAGGAAAAACATTCACACAGAGGGTTTGATGAATTCAGCAGGTTGACGTTGACGTCACCGATACAAAAAACACAATCAGCCATAGGACACACATAATTCAACATCAGATCAACGTCGTTAACGAAAGAACTAAACTTGGACTTACGCTTTCTACGATTTGGAGGTCTATATACTACACCAATCACAATACTCAATTTTCGAATACTCAGCTGTATCCAAAGACATTCCACAGGACTCTCGAATTCGAAGTCCATATCAATTACTTTGATCTTATAATGCTCTCTCACAAACACACATACACCACCACCCCTACCTACCCTATCATTGCGGATAAACTTAAAACCAGGTAGTGACACATCAGCCGAATTCACGTCATCGTTAAACCAGGTTTCCGTAACGCCGACAATATCAAAATTATTAGAATCTACTATCTCAGCAAAATCCCCCATCTTTGAGAACAAAGAACCTGCATTCAAGTTAGCAATAATCATGATCCAGAAATAcacaaaagttaaaaaaaaaatcaaacaaaaaaaaattaatatcataaaatcaaaatgaatgaaaaactttcagaGAAATGAAAAGCAAAAACtaatcaaaaatttttcttcctaCCAGATTTTGGTATTGCTCCCGCCCCAGTTGGCACTGGTTTGAGTTTAGACCTCAACTGCCTGGTTATGTCTTCAGTGTTCCGTAGTATGTTCTCAACCTCCGCGTTCTCCCTCTGCAATCTTCCACCCTCTTCAACCTCAAGGTGTTTATATTTCTCAGCCAATTGCTTAAAACGAGATACTGGAACCGATGTGTCCGGGGCACTCCTGGATTTTTCTTCCTCAGACAGCTCAACGTTGTCCTTATCTAGGATCTCATTATGTGGTATGTTCGTTAAGTCCTCAGTTAGAGTGGCTTTCCCATTGATGAACAAATTCCCGTCTTTTATATAGGCATTCAGCTTCTTCGATTTAGCCAGGTGGAGATGCTTTCTCAGCAGTTTTAATCGCTCTAGATCCTCAGGGCATAAATcatcattgatgaaaatttttgtagCCTTGAGCTTGTTCTTATTTTTCATCCCTTAAGTTTGTACCGGTAAGATGAAAATTCAACCTTGATAGGAGGATTGATACTTTTACTCAATCTATAAATGTCATTAATTGCATGCTCAGGCAGATCTATATTGAGCAGGTTCCTCATGTTCTGGACGAAGGAGGATGCGATATCATCTCCAACCTCTAGGCCGGAGACAATTTCTCATCCATTTCTTTTTCGGACCTTATGAAAActcctttttcattttcatttctccTGACGTTGTCAAAGTCAGATTTTTCATATCCATATCTACTTGGAGGTCTACCTTTATTATTTCGTTGGCTTTTTCTTACAGGTAAGGACTTCGCAGATTTGTTCTCCATAAAGCCGTTCTTAGGACCACTAATGTAATGACCGTCTGTTATTaagattttttataattttaggAGGAAAAGTTTTCGTGACCACTAATGTAATGACCGTCTGTT
The nucleotide sequence above comes from Coccinella septempunctata chromosome 4, icCocSept1.1, whole genome shotgun sequence. Encoded proteins:
- the LOC123311557 gene encoding uncharacterized protein LOC123311557; its protein translation is MRQRQSRAISKNHVLRKFCLENSRRDLIRRNSCASFVIQICTFLILSISHFAITIYILELRVLIFVLQLILESIPIVYLLHLYSPIWMFRTVQILYQEFKNFISFPPTRGTEGALIKTFLSRFEIEEHFERRFVCCSFPFLKAGSTAYQKVLGIQNRSGKRSDLSILSNL